Part of the Mycolicibacterium mageritense genome is shown below.
TCGCCCACCGCAAGATCCGTCACCTGCTCACCGACCTCGGCGACCACGCCGGCCGCGTCGAATCCGAGCACGAACGGGAACCGGTACTCGAAGAACGGCGCCAGCCATCCTTCGCGCGTCTTCCAGTCGGCCGGGTTGACCCCGGCATATGCCACGCGCACGATCACACCGCAGGCCGCGGCCTGGGGGCGCTCGATGTCGGCCACGTGCAGCACCTCGGGGCCACCGAACTCGTCGAGCACCATCGCGCGCATCATCGCCTGCGGATTCATGAGCCGACGGTATGGCCGACCCGCAGTCGCTCGGGCCGGAGGTTCCGCTCACCGGGACAGCGAGCTAAACCAAGCCGCTCACATAGCGGCCGTCGCGCACCGATTCCAGCACGCTGCGCATGGCGTCGGCGCTTTGCGCCCAAGAGAATTCGTCGCTGCGGGCCTGCGCCTTGCTGCCCAGTTGCACGCGCAGCACGGGATCCGCCAACAGCTGCCGCAGCCCCGATACCAGGCCGTCGCAGTCGTCGACCAGCAGGCCGGTCACGCCGTCGACGATCGAATCCGTGAGCCCGCCCGAGGAGCGGTAGCCGATCGTGGGCACGCCGTGCTGCGCGGCCTCGGTCACGGCCAAACCCCAGCCTTCTTTGCGCGACGGCAGCACATGCACCCAGCTCTGCTGCAGCACACGGTGTTTGGTCACATCGTCGACGTGGCCGTGGAATGTCACCAGGTCGGAGATGCCCAGCAGTTCGGCATGGTCGACCAGCCGCTGCTGCCACCAGCCGCCGCCGAGGATGTCCAAATGCAGATCGGGTACCTCGTCGCGCAGGGCGGCAACGGCTTCCAGTGCGTCCTCGATCTGCTTGTGCGGCACCAGGCGCGAAAGCACCACGAGACGCGGGGTCTGCGAGCGCGCGAGCTCCAACGTCTCCGCGGGCGCCTGGTCAAGGCCGTTGCGCACCACGGCGATTCGTCCCGAGTCCACCCCGAGCTCGTTGAGGTCGCGTGCCGAGGGCAGTGACACCGTGACGTATTGATTGCGCCGGTGCAGCCGTGGCGAGAGCCTCGACTCCACGAACCACCCGACGCGGCCCATCACCGGCCCGGCCACGGGCCAGAGCTCGCGGTGACAGTGATGCACCAGCACCGCGACCCGCTTGCCGAACGCCAGGCGGGCCAGGAACGGCAGACCGTTCTGGGTGTCGATCACGACGTCGGGCCGGACCCGCCGCAGCGGACCGAGGCCGATCCTGGCCGCGACCATCGCCAGCCCGGCCCAGATGTACACCGAGTAGGGGCCACCGCCGCGGCTGATGCGCACGCCGTCGACGACCTCGTCGCGTGCCGCACCGGGATAGCGCGCGGTGCGCAGCGTGACGTCGATGCCTTCCTTTGCCCACTGCGCGCCGATGCGCTGCACGTAGGCCTCGCTGCCGCCGCCTTGCGGATGCCCGGTATCCCGCCAGCACAGCAGCAGGATCGAGCTCACGGGACGGGCAGACATCGTGTTGAGCGTACCGGTGAGTAGTTTGGGCGGGTGAATCCGACCGACCGCTTTGCCCGCCGGGCCACGCTGAGCCGGTCGGTGCGGCTGCTGAGCGAGTTCCGGTTCGAGCAGACCGATCCGGCCCGGTTCTACGGCGCGCTGGCCGACGACACCGTCGCGATGGTCACCGACCTGTGGACCGGCACCACGGGTCGCTCGGCCTCCGGACACACGGTGCTGGACGTCGGCGGCGGCCCCGGTTACTTCGCGTCCGCATTCGAAGCCACGGGAATGCCCTACATCGGCGTCGAGCCCGACCCGCGCGAGATGCACGCGGGCCCAGCCGGCGGCACGTCGGCAGGCACGTTCGTCCGGGCGTCGGGCATGGCGCTGCCGTTCGCCGACGACAGTGTGGACATCTGCCTGTCATCGAACGTCGCCGAGCACGTGCGCCACCCGTGGCGGATGGGCAACGAGATGCTGCGGGTGACCCGTCCCGGGGGCCTCGTGGTGCTGTCGTACACCGTGTGGCTCGGGCCGTTCGGCGGCCACGAGATGGGGCTCACGCACTATCTGGGCGGGGTCCGCGCGGCCGAGCGGTACACGCGCAAACACGGCCACCGACCCAAGAACGACTACGGCTCGTCGTTGTTCGCCGTGTCAGCGGCCGACGGCCTGCAGTGGGCGGCGA
Proteins encoded:
- a CDS encoding glycosyltransferase family 4 protein encodes the protein MSARPVSSILLLCWRDTGHPQGGGSEAYVQRIGAQWAKEGIDVTLRTARYPGAARDEVVDGVRISRGGGPYSVYIWAGLAMVAARIGLGPLRRVRPDVVIDTQNGLPFLARLAFGKRVAVLVHHCHRELWPVAGPVMGRVGWFVESRLSPRLHRRNQYVTVSLPSARDLNELGVDSGRIAVVRNGLDQAPAETLELARSQTPRLVVLSRLVPHKQIEDALEAVAALRDEVPDLHLDILGGGWWQQRLVDHAELLGISDLVTFHGHVDDVTKHRVLQQSWVHVLPSRKEGWGLAVTEAAQHGVPTIGYRSSGGLTDSIVDGVTGLLVDDCDGLVSGLRQLLADPVLRVQLGSKAQARSDEFSWAQSADAMRSVLESVRDGRYVSGLV
- a CDS encoding class I SAM-dependent methyltransferase, with amino-acid sequence MNPTDRFARRATLSRSVRLLSEFRFEQTDPARFYGALADDTVAMVTDLWTGTTGRSASGHTVLDVGGGPGYFASAFEATGMPYIGVEPDPREMHAGPAGGTSAGTFVRASGMALPFADDSVDICLSSNVAEHVRHPWRMGNEMLRVTRPGGLVVLSYTVWLGPFGGHEMGLTHYLGGVRAAERYTRKHGHRPKNDYGSSLFAVSAADGLQWAASTGALVQAFPRYHPRWAWWMTSVPGFREVAVSNLVLVLQPR